One window of the Rosa rugosa chromosome 3, drRosRugo1.1, whole genome shotgun sequence genome contains the following:
- the LOC133741538 gene encoding protein SHI RELATED SEQUENCE 3, with translation MGSRSRCEDCGNKAKKECVYMRCRTCCKNKGFRCQTHVKSTWVPLYKRSLLHEQQHPNDDHHKQQQLAIDQGHIFINPDKKLRQHNPSSSCAGLDRDHQEANFPAEVTTMAKFQGIRVSSMDDMVDLDQRAYQTSVIIGGHVFRGILYDQGPAVHQMSYYTSPSAADQPHHPPSYQLINPFNAFMPAGTQFFQNLSS, from the exons ATGGGATCAAGGTCAAGGTGCGAAGACTGTGGGAATAAAGCAAAGAAGGAGTGTGTGTACATGAGATGCAGGACTTGTTGTAAGAACAAAGGGTTTCGGTGCCAAACTCACGTCAAATCGACTTGGGTTCCTCTCTACAAAAGAAGCCTACTTCATGAGCAGCAGCACCCTAATGATGATCACCACAAGCAACAGCAACTTGCTATTGATCAAGGACACATCTTCATCAACCCTGATAAGAAGCTAAGACAACACAACCCCTCTTCATCATGTGCAG GGCTAGATCGAGATCATCAAGAGGCTAATTTTCCGGCTGAAGTGACTACCATGGCGAAATTTCAGGGTATTCGAGTGAGCTCCATGGACGATATGGTGGATCTGGATCAGCGTGCTTATCAGACAAGCGTGATTATAGGTGGCCATGTATTCAGGGGCATTCTCTATGATCAAGGCCCTGCTGTTCATCAGATGAGTTATTACACTTCACCCTCTGCAGCAGATCAACCACATCATCCTCCTTCATATCAATTGATTAATCCATTTAACGCTTTCATGCCTGCAGGTACACAATTTTTCCAAAACCTATCATCTTAA
- the LOC133737363 gene encoding uncharacterized protein LOC133737363, with amino-acid sequence MDTIDVKPENFDGQNFRRWQKQMRYWLTILGLVSTLEDTTSETPSKKTTLTISTPTSETQSSKSTTPKMTKDEIEYHCHNRILSTLSNDLYDVYRDTTSAKSLWEELEAEYGLDDAGIDRFTVSTFNSYKMVEEKTVSVQIHEFKDLLRKVESKGTKFTEEFKVSCLIDKLPPSWSNFAKSLRHKHGELTLTKVFNNLRVDEKHRLEEQIEEGKSKVNLVENSNNRNRFQRRKNSFKRTNRNNSFH; translated from the coding sequence ATGGATACCATAGATGTGAAACCTGAAAATTTTGATGGCCAAAACTTTAGGAGATGGCAAAAACAAATGAGGTATTGGCTAACTATCTTAGGGCTAGTTTCCACCTTAGAAGATACAACTAGTGAGACTCCTTCAAAGAAAACCACACTTACAATTTCCACTCCCACTAGTGAAACACAAAGCTCAAAATCCACCACTCCTAAGATGACAAAAGATGAAATAGAATATCATTGTCACAATAGGATTCTTAGCACCCTTTCTAATGATCTCTACGATGTCTATCGTGATACCACTAGTGCAAAGAGCCTTTGGGAAGAGTTAGAAGCTGAGTATGGGTTAGATGATGCAGGCATAGATCGTTTTACTGTGTCAACCTTTAACAGCTACAAAATGGTTGAGGAGAAAACCGTGAGTGTGCAAATCCATGAGTTTAAAGACCTCTTAAGAAAAGTAGAGTCAAAGGGAACGAAGTTTACCGAAGAATTCAAAGTGTCTTGCCTCATAGATAAACTACCCCCTAGTTGGTCAAACTTTGCCAAGAGTCTTAGGCACAAACACGGAGAGTTAACCTTAACCAAAGTGTTTAACAACCTTAGGGTAGATGAGAAGCATAGGTTAGAGGAGCAGATTGAAGAAGGAAAATCTAAGGTGAATCTAGTGGAGAATTCAAACAATAGGAATAGGTTCCAACGTAGAAAGAATTCCTTCAAGAGAACCAATAGAAACAATTCCTTCCACTAA